In Pararge aegeria chromosome 7, ilParAegt1.1, whole genome shotgun sequence, the DNA window AGTAGCATTTGCTTCGAAAATGGTTAGGCGCGTCATCACACTCCCCTCAGTGGAAAGTGCAGATTTCAACCTTCTGGATTATCACATGTAAGGAAACAATCATAAAACTCTTAAGACCTAGTCGCCAGCATAGAGGAGCTGAGTCGTTTCcttcttaaaatttttaagaatTTGTTCTCAATTTGTTCTCTGTGGCATCGCTGCCAAAATTGATGTCGAATTTGCTGCAATATTTTGAAGAATATTTTCGAAGGGGATGGTATTGAAGCAAGTGGGGACGTCCTAACAAAAAGTGCCCCGGAGTGAAGGATAGGTATTCTTTGGGATTTGATGTCAAGGGATATAAAGATAGTTTAAGATAGCCTCGACTTGAGAGAATTATCTTCCTAATTCTTCAAAATTAAGCTGGGTATGACCTATAACGCGACTATTTATTTGGAGGATTTGACACCGGCTTCCCAGATGCCACCAAAATGAGGAGCGCGGGTGAGGAGGTGAATATAATGTTTTCGTCAGTTGCAAAATCAATGATGGAATGCTTATACGAAATCTTGTAAAAACCACTTTAACCGAGGTCACTGACCGCTTCTAGGTGTAAACACTTAAGTTCCCCATTATTGGATAGATCGCCTAAACTCGATGGTGCTtgcatattataaatttctaacatGTGCTACAAGCAAGGCTTCCACCATTTATGGGATATAGAGATTACCGAATTAACACAAGCAATAGATGGGGACCAGAATGTATGTGAGGGAGATGGTATTGTTCTAATTGCCAAAGACAACGAGTGCTTAAGAAACTTGAACTTGCTTGAACGTAGGTTACCGTTTAGGGTCCCTTAATTGATGTTCGCTTTGTAAGTAAACTCTTTAAATCACCTTTGCTATCGGTTTCGTtaggcatttttttaataatatgattcaaattgtttttaaagaaagaatattataaaagaataatgaaaaataaagtgTTCTCACGCTCCTCGATTTGGTATCACCTCGTTGACCGCTAGGTAACTCAGCCACGCTGGCTGCACAATATAGCTCGTGCCCGCCACGCCAAGTCGTGAGCAGGTATGCTCCCAGACTGAAATAATCAGCACACTGACCTTCGAGTGTACATCAAGTATATAATAACTTAAGTATTTGTTCCAATACCACAACGGAGTATCAATTAGATGAAGTTTGACAATTAGAAATAATTAACCGTTAATGCAAACAGAGCTAAAGTTGcggcaaaatatttttaaataggtagaTATTGCATCCTTGATTATTTAAGATTTAGGTAATATTCGTTCTGTAAAGAGCTTCCCGGacagaaaaagaaaacaaaataataacctAAAAATCCTTAGGCGCGGGCACCACGCGAGGCCAACTTCTAAATTTGTAAGTGCCCCCGCCGCTGCCGCTGGATTAATAAGTTTGTTAACAAGAGATTAGACTGCAATTTACAGCAGACGCGTCCCGCTTGCCGGCAAATCATaagactgtaatctcacctggtcagtgatgaagcagtctgagatggtagcggtctaacctggAGCAATGGCAATTATTTTATCCCGTATGggttaaaataactgccatagcaCCCCCTATCCCTTAtgggtttcttcgcgacatcatACCTGAATGATAAATCGCGCGGCAGTACTTATTTTTAAGAGGATAGTCTCTAAGAATGAAAATAAGCAAGACGATATAACTATATCTAATGCTCAAGTATTTACTTGCTTTAACCTGCACCTATTCATTAAGAACTGTGCCCTCGAAATTGTCGTTAAATCCGTTTACCTACGTCTAGGACACAGATCAATTTAGGAAGGTCCAATTTCGCGGAAGAGGTAAGCCACCGAATCGCGCTCGGGTGGGTAACGTTAGTGACCATAGTATTCGAACAGTTACCAGTGATGACTTGTGGCTGCCAAACTTAGTCGCTCACTATATATTCTCATAAGAAAGAGTCCCTCTGCAGACGATGACCAGGCGATggagtggcaatgggtgggacATACATGGCGTTAGAGCcctaaggtgctgaaatggtgAAGTCGCAACGGTAAACGCATCGTTGGGAGACCCCCAGCAGGTGGGCAGACTTCATCAACGAAAGCGGCAAAAGAtcattaaattagaaaaaaagacCTATCTAACCCTAGGTCTAGCAGTAGACTTCTATTAGTTGATTAGATGATAATGGGTGATTTTACTTAGGTACTAATTATATGAGTTCTAGGAATATAATGGTTTTTAGTTGGACACCACTTTAATTGTTAACTTCACTAtcatatacctaatatattcAGTATTCACATATCccgtaacaaaaatatatttatcgataataaCCTGTTAGCGGTCTTAATTAAAACACTTATAACAATACGACACAAACAACGACGCTCAGCTTCTAACAAAACACCACTGACCCTCCGGAACTGACCACTGAACACTGTTCGCTCGTGTGGGGCTGCGGATGGTAAGTAGCGCGCACGGGTTCTTGTCGGGCGCAGAGGCGCGTGCCTGGCGCAGGGTCAGCAACTCTCTGCGAACTGCGCGCCAAAGCGCTGGTCCAGCAAAGCGGGGCGGTCCTTCTTCTCAGGAGGGCCCCGAATCGGACTGCGGCTTGCTGGTGGCGCGTGGTATGTATGGAGCCTCGTTTGGCTTGCTTAGAGGGGCGTGCCTGGCGCAGGATCAGCGACGCTCGGCGGACTGCGCGCCAAAGCGCTGGTCCAGCAAGTCGGCGAGGCACGGTTTCTCAGGAGGGCCCCGCATCGGGCCGCGGCTCGCTGGCCGCGCGCGGCGCACTTGGTGCCTCGTCGGGCTCGCGCAGAAGCGTACGCCTAGCGCGGCGTCGGCGGCTCTCCGCAAACTGCGCGGTGAAGCGCTCGTCCAGCAGGTCGGGGCGGCGGCGGCGCTCCTCCGCCACGCTGGTGACGCTCACAGCGCTGGTTGCACAGACGTCCTCGCTCGGCGTGTCTTCGTCCACCTCCTGTATACAGACTCATTACCAATCTATGGCCTAGCATGAGAATATCATttcaaatgaaaagaaaatcgtgaaaaatttatttaaaaacattatagagacatacataaaaaaagggTTGGGAATTCAATGACCCAACCAACCTAACCcttctttttatagtaataattgacgaactaTGCAAATGGCCCATGTGATgtaaagtggaaaaccattgatTATACCGACAGAGCAAcagttcgcagggcatgcgaggagcACGTGCTATAAAgtgacgccctgtgtccatctacCTGAGGcatatgtgcctgtaattaaaccggcaacaccgtacagatcagaacacagcaatAGCAACACTAGTActtcaccggacgagctctgtcacgggCTACGATGTCACGTCTAGATAACGGGCTACTGGCGTTGCCGCGCCAGTTAGCCCGCGGTGGGCGGAGGCTCACCTTGATCTCAGCAAAGGTGACGGGCAGCGTGCGGTGCCGTGTGCGAGGGCCGGCGCCCCGCCGCCGGCGCCCGCGTTCCAGCGCTGACGCGGCCGCCGGGTACACCGCGTCCATGCCGCCCGCATCGCTGCAACACAAGCACTTCATAGTTAAAAACAACAACACACAAGAACAACACAATTTACAAGAACGCCGGCTACATAGGTAGGCTGATTTCTTTAGATGTACAACGCTATCTTACAAGTACGCCGATCACTTTAAAGATACGCTGACCACTATATTGTCGTCTAACTAAGGTCATGAAGTTTATATCCTCCAGACAAGCCCTTTTGCTTATTCACGATGTAAGTGTACGCCAATTTTGCCATTTTGTAAGAAGGatgataaagtaaataagtGCATAACATTTTTAAGCTTGTGGTCTGCACTCTTTATGGACGTAACGTAAGCGTTTGAAAATCTCCAAATAATATCTCGCGTAGTATGTATCTCGCCACGTGCTACACACAGTATGAGTCGAACCAGAATAGCTTCATGTTTATTGTTAACCAATTACCATAGCTAAGACgcaaaatttcaaattacaaTGAGTCTGATGCAAAGAGGAACTTCTCGGAAAGGACCCGGAATGATATGCGGATGCACAGGAAAACTTACAGACTGCGgttaaaaaaagataacaacTGTCCCCTTTAAACTGAAAAGTGGTGTTTATACAACCATATTACCAAGGAGGATCGAGGTCAAACAGGTGGTCGGTCGAAAACATACCAAAACCTAAACAACATTCTGTCTCCAAGTTTGATGAAGACATGTTGTGCTGACCTACGTAACTGGTATAAGAGCAAAAATAATATAGCAGCAACAGTAACACACATACCTACATATTGTATCAATTTCAACTTCCTATTACGCTTCATGGGGCTTATGAAAAATATCCCGctcacagacagacagaccgacagtGGAAGCTTTGTAATAAAGACCCGTTGATACCCTTCAACATATCGAAAATCAAAGTTTGGaccaccaactcgcattggagcagcgtttgTGATTTGAAGCATGTGCCCAACAGGCTAAGCTGAGGATGAAAGAAATATAATAGCCAGGTCTAAGTAGTTAGTTCTgccttgttttatttattaaacacgtACGCAAGGCATATCGTTAAAACAATTACCTATTAGCCTACTGTAGGTCACTTACCCCATATTACAAAGTTGCTGATTGATCAATTACGGTACACTAATTGCGTGCCAACTGAGCTGAATTGCGTGCGGACACTGCGCG includes these proteins:
- the LOC120625285 gene encoding uncharacterized protein LOC120625285, coding for MGDAGGMDAVYPAAASALERGRRRRGAGPRTRHRTLPVTFAEIKEVDEDTPSEDVCATSAVSVTSVAEERRRRPDLLDERFTAQFAESRRRRARRTLLREPDEAPSAPRAASEPRPDAGPS